The nucleotide window GACGACCGCGATGCGTTGATCGCCTTGCGGCCGGACTGCGTCGTGCACACCGCCATGACCGACGATCGCGTCATGGAGTCGATCGAAGACCTGATCTTCTTCCTGGAGAACGGGATCAACGTGGTCTCGAGCGGCCCGGTGGTTTTGCAATTCCCGCAGGGCATCCTCCCCGACTCACTGCTGCAACGGATCTCCGACGCCGGGAAGGCCGGCAACGCGAGCCTCCACGTCAACGGCATCGACCCGGGCTTCGCCAACGACGTGCTGCCGCTGGCGATGACCAGCCTGTCCCAGCGCATCGACGAGGTGCGCTGTCAGGAGATCGCCGACTACTCGACCTATTATCAGCCGGTGGTCATGCGTGACCTGTTCGGCTTCGGACAGCCGCTGGACACCACGCCGCTGATCTTCGCGCCCGGCATCCTGTCGATGGGCTGGGGGAGTGTCGTGCGACAGATCGCCGCCGGACTCGACCTGGTGCTCGACGAGCCACTCGTCGAACGCGTCGAGCGGGTGGCGGCCGATCGCGACTATCCGACGGTCTCCGTCGAGATCCCGAAGGGGACGATGGCCGCGGTCCGCTTCGAGGTGGCCGGCCAGGTCGACGGCGTGGATCGTGTTGTGCTGGAGCACTATACCCGCACCCATCCCGATCAGTGCCCGGAGTGGCCGTCCCCGCACGAGGGTGACGGCTGCTACCGCATCGCGATCGCAGGCGAGCCCGAGATGGCCGTAGAGTTCGGGCATCACGGCGAGAACGGCGACCACAACGTGTCCGGAATGATCGTCACCGCGATGCGACTGGTCAATTCCGTTGCGGCGGTGGTCGATGCGAAGCCCGGTCTGGTCACCGCACTCGATCTCCCGCTCGTGACCGGCCGGGGGTTGTTCGCCCAGAAGTAGCCGCAATCCCGGCTTGACAGATCCCGTTGCGTTTTGTTCCGGTAACCGGGACAAAACGCAACCGGATCGCTTCGATCAGCCCTGGCGCGCCTTGAATCTCGGGTTGCCCTTGTTGATGACGAAGATGCGACCCTTGCGCTTGACCACCTGCGAGCCGGGCTGGTTCTTCAGTGAACGGATGGATGCACGAACCTTCAACGGAGCCTCCTTAATGGAAATTGTTTCCATTAAAGCAGGCTCGTCGCTCCTGATCGACCGCTGGGTGTCAGACCTGCCAGGTGTGTACCGGTTCGCCCTCGTGCATCTGGGTGACGTAGTCGCGCAACATGCCCTGCAACGCCTGCTCCCGGCTCTCGCCCGCGCGCTCGCGGGCCGCGACCGCCTGGCGCTGCCAGACCGACCCGGTCTGGCGCGAGATGCAGCGTCCCTCGATCACCGACAGGTAGCGCTTCCGGGCCTTGTCGGAGACACCGAACCGGCGCAGTCCGTCCTCGGCGAGCACGAGGAGCCGGCGCAGGACGAGCTCATCGGGCCGTACCCAGCCGACGTCGGGCCAGTACAGCTGGGACTCCATTCCGGTGCGGGCGCCGGACTGCAGGTTCTCGGCGGCGGCGTTGAACGACATCCGCGACCACAGCGGCCGGTCGGATTCGACGAGACCGCGGACGACGCCGTAGTAGAAGGCGGCGTTGGCCATCGTGTCGACGACCGTCGGGCCGGCGGGCAGCACGCGGTTCTCGACGCGCAGGTGTGCCTGTCCCTCGTGGATGTCGTAGACCGGACGGTTCCAGCGGTAGACGGTCCCGTTGTGCAGGCGCAGTTCGTCGAGGGTCGGGATGCGTCCGGAGTCGAGCTCGGCGAGCGGATCGGTGTCGGTGGAGACCGGGAGAAGGGCGGGGAAGTAGCGGGTGTTCTCCTCGAAGAGGTCGAAGATGGTGTTGATCCATCGCTCCCCGAACCACACTCGGGGCCGCACGCCCTGATTCTTCAGTTCCAGCGGACGGGTGTCGGTGGCCTGCTCGAAGACGGGGATGCGGCTCTCGTGCCACAACGCGGTCCCGGCGAGGAACGGCGAGTTGCCGGCCAGGGCCACCTGCACCCCGGCGATGGCCTGGGCGGCATTCCAGTGGGAGGCAAAGTCTTCCGGTGCCACCCGAAGATGTAGTTGCAGCGAGGTGCAGGCGGCCTCGGGCAGGATCGAGTCGGTCGCGGTGCGCAGGTGCTCGGTGTGGTGGGTGTCGGTCAGTGGGACGCCGGTGATGTCGATCTCGAGGTCCTCACCCCGGGCCGCGAAGATCTGCTCGTTGAGCAGGTCGTACCGGGGGTTCGCCGAGATCCAGTGATGTGCAAAGTGTTCGGACTTCAGCGTCGGCAGCATGCCGATCATCACCAGGTGGCTCGAGGTCTGCGCGGCGCGCTGTTCGGCCCGGTTGAGCGACGTGCGCAGCGCTTGTTCGAGCGAGATCGTGTCGTCGGTGGTGAACGGTCGCGGCGAGACGTTGATCTCGATGTTGAACTGACCGAGTTCGGTCTGATAGTCGGGATCGGCGATCGCCTCGAGGACGGCGGCGTTGGCCATCGCCGGCCGCATCTGCTCGTCGACGAGGTTCAGTTCGACCTCCATGCCGAGGAGCGGCTTCGGCGGACGACCCTGATCGGTGAACAATCCGTCGGCGAGCATCCTGGCGATCGCTTCCGTCCCGCGACCCACCTGGCGCCGGAAACGGACCCGGTCCTCGCCGGTGAACTGCTGCTTGGACACCTCGGCTCCCATGCGGTCAATACTGCCCGATCCGAGCCGCCCCGAACCCTCTTGGGAGAATGGCCGGGTGCCACCACGCAGGAGAGTGGACCCAGCAGAGGTCCGAGCCGCAGTGCTGGCC belongs to Gordonia sp. KTR9 and includes:
- a CDS encoding NAD(P)H-dependent amine dehydrogenase family protein, which translates into the protein MTLRVVEWSTGTVGRHAIAGIDARGDLELVGVWVSDPTKVGKDAGELAGLDRELGVVATDDRDALIALRPDCVVHTAMTDDRVMESIEDLIFFLENGINVVSSGPVVLQFPQGILPDSLLQRISDAGKAGNASLHVNGIDPGFANDVLPLAMTSLSQRIDEVRCQEIADYSTYYQPVVMRDLFGFGQPLDTTPLIFAPGILSMGWGSVVRQIAAGLDLVLDEPLVERVERVAADRDYPTVSVEIPKGTMAAVRFEVAGQVDGVDRVVLEHYTRTHPDQCPEWPSPHEGDGCYRIAIAGEPEMAVEFGHHGENGDHNVSGMIVTAMRLVNSVAAVVDAKPGLVTALDLPLVTGRGLFAQK
- the ykgO gene encoding type B 50S ribosomal protein L36 translates to MKVRASIRSLKNQPGSQVVKRKGRIFVINKGNPRFKARQG
- a CDS encoding glutamate-cysteine ligase family protein, with the translated sequence MGAEVSKQQFTGEDRVRFRRQVGRGTEAIARMLADGLFTDQGRPPKPLLGMEVELNLVDEQMRPAMANAAVLEAIADPDYQTELGQFNIEINVSPRPFTTDDTISLEQALRTSLNRAEQRAAQTSSHLVMIGMLPTLKSEHFAHHWISANPRYDLLNEQIFAARGEDLEIDITGVPLTDTHHTEHLRTATDSILPEAACTSLQLHLRVAPEDFASHWNAAQAIAGVQVALAGNSPFLAGTALWHESRIPVFEQATDTRPLELKNQGVRPRVWFGERWINTIFDLFEENTRYFPALLPVSTDTDPLAELDSGRIPTLDELRLHNGTVYRWNRPVYDIHEGQAHLRVENRVLPAGPTVVDTMANAAFYYGVVRGLVESDRPLWSRMSFNAAAENLQSGARTGMESQLYWPDVGWVRPDELVLRRLLVLAEDGLRRFGVSDKARKRYLSVIEGRCISRQTGSVWQRQAVAARERAGESREQALQGMLRDYVTQMHEGEPVHTWQV